From a region of the Mercurialis annua linkage group LG1-X, ddMerAnnu1.2, whole genome shotgun sequence genome:
- the LOC126668182 gene encoding uncharacterized protein LOC126668182, with amino-acid sequence MVTTRAATENDGNIRIADMGKKSVAKKASKNKKVVSTGEASVPPSPVQLSKKRHANDSPPKSKKHKGISRTESKKSPPKLWQFKVSREDRVHSKIDTRMSYDVISDIKSTLTPGELEKFRQSCFGYFLDIPKIKVQNQIIHCLLLREVEQLKKSELWFEVGGHRLKFGIDEFALISGLNCQGDSSKYAYTKVENGILDKYFSGLQSVSKQTLQDFFKARRWESEEDGFKIAFMHFLHNFLLASPRTARIPLKDFDVVDSADLNDYPWGIDVFKYTFDSLSKRAVLSPGSLIIEDNIYQYRLQGLPYALVCWFYECCPAVENTFAQLVNKDAIPRILRWQAFVPAKYIDVDRDLFVEIASDEMIFRSIVPTPAEMNALRLGDLFKKIKGNEEGYCPAFNILKDGESTSNTSNLNVMEERLEILMAGQKTIKDDIMDLKRLFTSKCSELLTVVNSLNDRLTLIGDSKTVEIEKHDVSDGLQTRVDKGKKVVLPAEDISVKPSKNGTSIVTEREERDGRESVVPVSADTKATSSKERDGRESADEEEGAEKVELEDLVCEKAVLEGKDDRGEPCVIVSSEHVDVISPNFEVSRQSELNLKSPPDDTINQTKKNASESIAEFKSKESGPSSSRFIPTQTGCKVRICPFDANHILFSDATKQDIIQNWLEEGRPKGAKRQYWIYDPKIDKFHPRLSLGVVDIETKSWFYHLYHVGKPLECSHVDVLFYYLRKKIKSGCAANSRCTSTDNYFDRRIQTLYTAYKKKQDVSLVSLKHTVAIYIKGGAMRCNTNWADVDDVLFPINCISN; translated from the exons ATGGTGACTACACGGGCTGCCACTGAGAACGACGGTAATATCAGAATCGCTGATATGGGTAAGAAATCCGTTGcaaaaaaagcttcaaaaaacaaaaaggtaGTGTCAACCGGAGAAGCTTCAGTTCCTCCATCTCCTGTGCAGTTGAGTAAGAAGAGACATGCAAATGATTCACCTCCGAaatcgaagaaacacaaaggcaTTTCCAGAACTGAATCCAAGAAATCTCCTCCTAAG CTATGGCAGTTTAAAGTAAGCCGAGAAGATCGTGTTCACTCGAAGATTGATACGCGCATGTCATACGATGTCATTTCTGATATCAAATCGACTCTGACTCCAGGTGAATTGGAAAAGTTTAGACAATCTTGCTTTGGCTACTTTCTTGATATTCCCAAGATCAAAGTGCAAAATCAGATCATACATTGTTTATTGTTGAGGGAGGTGGAGCAGCTAAAGAAGTCTGAATTGTGGTTTGAGGTTGGCGGTCATAGGCTGAAATTCGGAATCGACGAATTTGCTTTGATCTCGGGTTTAAACTGTCAAGGTGACAGCAGTAAGTATGCCTATACAAAAGTTGAAAACGGCATTTTGGATAAGTACTTCAGCGGGCTGCAATCTGTTTCTAAACAGACCCTTCAGGATTTTTTCAAAGCTAGGCGTTGGGAGTCGGAGGAGGATGGGTTTAAGATagcatttatgcattttttgcaTAACTTCTTGCTTGCTTCACCGAGGACTGCTCGTATCCCTTTGAAGGACTTTGACGTAGTTGATTCGGCTGATTTGAACGACTATCCATGGGGTATTGACGTTTTCAAGTACACGTTTGATTCTTTGTCAAAAAGAGCTGTTCTTAGTCCGGGATCTCTTATTATTGAAGACAACATTTACCAGTATCGACTTCAAGGTTTACCATATGCACTGGTATGTTGGTTCTACGAGTGTTGCCCGGCGGTGGAAAATACCTTTGCTCAGCTAGTGAACAAAGATGCTATCCCGCGGATTCTGAGGTGGCAAGCATTCGTTCCTGCAAAATACATTGATGTTGACAGGGATTTATTTGTTGAGATTGCATCCGATGAG ATGATTTTCCGATCAATTGTTCCAACCCCGGCAGAGATGAATGCCCTTCGTCTAGGTgacttattcaaaaaaattaagggaaACGAGGAGGGTTATTGTCCGGCATTTAATATATTGAAGGACGGTGAATCAACGTCGAACACTTCGAATTTAAATGTTATGGAAGAGAGGCTGGAAATTTTGATGGCTGGTCAAAAGACGATTAAGGATGATATAatggatttgaaacgtttattcaCTTCCAAATGTTCCGAACTTTTGACAGTTGTCAATTCATTGAATGATAGGCTAACTCTGATTGGTGATTCTAAAACg GTTGAAATTGAGAAACATGATGTTTCTGATGGCTTGCAGACAAGGGTTGACAAAGGAAAAAAGGTTGTTCTTCCTGCAGAGGACATTTCAGTGAAACCAAGTAAAAATGGTACTTCTATAGTAACGGAACGAGAAGAAAGGGATGGTAGGGAGTCTGTTGTTCCTGTTTCTGCTGATACTAAAGCTACTTCCAGCAAAGAAAGGGATGGTAGGGAGTCtgctgatgaagaagaaggtgcTGAAAAAGTCGAATTGGAAGATTTGGTTTGCGAGAAGGCTGTACTTGAAGGCAAGGATGACCGTGGTGAACCTTGTGTTATTGTTTCTTCCGAACACGTTGATGTTATCTCTCCGAATTTTgag GTTTCGCGACAAAGCGAGTTGAATTTAAAATCTCCACCAGATGACACCATCAATCagactaaaaaaaatgcaagtgaaTCGATTGCTGAATTCAAATCAAAGGAG TCTGGTCCTTCTTCAAGCCGCTTCATACCGACGCAAACTGGTTGTAAAGTCCGTATTTGTCCATTTGATGCTAATCACATTTTATTCAGTGATGCCACCAAACAAGACATCATTCAGAATTGGCTGGAAGAAGGACGTCCTAAAGGGGCCAA AAGACAATACTGGATATACGATCCAAAGATTGATAAATTCCATCCTCGTCTTTCTCTTGGCGTGGTTgatattgaaacgaaatcctgGTTTTACCATCTCTACCACGTTGGAAAGCCTCTTGAGTGTTCT CATGTAGATGTTCTCTTTTATTAtctgagaaagaaaataaaatctgGATGTGCTGCAAACAGTAGATGTACGTCAACTGATAATTATTTTGATCGGCGTATTCAAACTCTCTACACAGCATACAAGAAAAAGCAAGATGTGTCACTTGTTTCTTTGAAACATACAGTGGCTATCTACATTAAAGGTGGTGCTATGCGTTGCAATACGAATTGGGCTGATGTTGACGATGTTCTTTTTCCGATCAATTGT ATCAGCAACTGA
- the LOC126664892 gene encoding cytochrome c biogenesis protein CcsA-like — protein sequence MIFSTLEHILTHISFSVVSLVITIHLITLVVDEFVELYDSSEKGMITSFFCITGLLVTRWIFLGHLPLSDLYESLIFLSWAFSIIHMIPYFKKHKNYLSAITAPSTFLTQGFATSGLLINTHQSKILVPALQSQWLMMHVSMMILGYAALLCGSLLSVAFLVITFGKIIRILDIDKTNNFLNDSFSFSEIQYMAERESPLRNISFLSSKNYYRFQLIQQLDDWGSRIISIGFIFLTIDILSGAVWDNEAWGSCWNWDPKETWAFITWTIFAIYLHTRTNKNLEGLNSAIVAAMGFLIIWICYFGVNLLGIGLHSYGSFTLTINI from the coding sequence atgatattttcaACTTTAGAACATATATTAACTCATATATCTTTTTCAGTCGTGTCACTTGTAATTACAATTCATTTGATAACTTTAGTAGTTGATGAATTCGTCGAATTATATGATTCGTCAGAAAAAGGCATGATAACTTCTTTTTTCTGTATAACAGGATTATTAGTTACTCGCTGGATTTTTTTGGGCCATTTACCATTAAGTGATTTATATGAATCATTAATCTTTCTTTCATGGGCTTTTTCCATTATTCATATGATTccgtattttaaaaaacataaaaattatttaagcgCAATAACCGCGCCAAGCACATTTTTAACCCAAGGGTTTGCTACTTCAGGTCTTTTAATTAACACGCATCAATCCAAAATATTAGTGCCCGCTCTTCAATCCCAGTGGTTAATGATGCACGTAAGTATGATGATACTGGGCTATGCAGCTCTTTTGTGTGGATCATTATTATCAGTAGCATTTCTAGTAATCACATTTGGAAAAATCATAAGAATCCTTGATATTGATAAAACCAATAATTTCTTAAATGATTCATTTTCCTTTAGTGAGATACAATATATGGCGGAAAGGGAGAGTCCTTTAAGAaatatttcttttctttcttctaaGAATTATTACAGATTTCAATTgattcaacaattagatgattggGGTTCTCGTATTATAAGTATAGGGTTTATCTTTTTAACCATAGATATTCTTTCAGGAGCAGTCTGGGATAATGAAGCATGGGGGTCATGTTGGAATTGGGATCCCAAGGAAACTTGGGCATTTATTACGTGGACCATATTTGCAATTTATTTGCATACCcgaacaaataaaaatttggaGGGTTTAAATTCCGCAATTGTCGCTGCTATGGGTTTTCTTATAATTTGGATATGCTATTTTGGAGTTAATTTATTAGGAATAGGCCTGCATAGTTATGGTTCGTTTACattaacaattaatatataa
- the LOC126664890 gene encoding uncharacterized protein LOC126664890 produces MGTPSDKSWMTSYRFSSCYIQGVKNFLNVAKDFTDSNGRVRCPCKNCINIYLKPLQEVKMDLYQYGISENYTNWVHHGETSQPRDSLDGSINSDNELEDSGNDVSEMLDDMCNATFMDTDMEDRLPNQDNNMLEGEVAKFAKLWNDSHCELYPGSQKYSKLSFLLKMINIKALTNSSNKSFFSNLELFKDALPRGETLPSSSYEVKKLMRDLGLGYVTIDACVNDCVLFWKENENLDTCPTCKAPRWKLGFGKRKKVAQKILRHFPLVPRLQRLFMSKDIGENMRWHKEKRVDDDTIRHPADATEWKDFDQKYAWFGKDARNVRLGLASDGFNPFGNMSTSYSMWPVIVTPYNLPPWKCMKENFLMLSLLIPGKESPGNNIDVYLRPLIDELKELWETGVTTYDAYSGKNFQLHAALLWTINDFPAYGMLSGWSTKGKLACPVCNKWTCSLTLKNGVKQCYMGHRRYLHAQHSWRKSRKFDGKPEHGSKPEELSGDEVLRQLDLLPKSLVFGKTPNQKKRARGPEELNWTKRSIFFELPYWKTLKLRHNLDVMHIEKNICENILGTLMNIDGKSKDNIKARMDLEAMGIRKELHLQQKGNKFFMPLACYTLPKPERRKFCEWLQSIRLPDGYASNLSRCVSVQDCKVMGMKSHDYHIFLQRLLPASICGSLRSEVYTALSELSSFFKELCSKTLKRSTVKKLQSDIILIICKLEMIYPPSFFVVMMHLAIHLPREVELGGPVHYRWMYFIERFLRTLKNYVRNLARPEGSIAEAYITKECLNFCSLYFHGVETIYNRVERNNFPVQIGVENGFSIFSNNARPLGATEYKTLSHSDFEKLQWYVLNNCEDVDEYLKIHIEELQKESVIDVQKRHQAGFASWFKECVGRLRATGLVAATDHIYALGLGPDIRIARYSGIIVNGVRFHTVERDNFRRTQNNGVSVTGEHKSKEIEFYGVLTDIIDLQYVNGNHVFLFKCDWWDVGDKNGIKTDGNLVSVNVSRKWYTGDSFVLSSQVQQVFYVSDMKNGGHWKIVQKSFHRNIFDVPEKEKVCNEDSILNDEPYQQYEADNSHEVDQNGGENLELLHPIDVLPDEVDVGQMFQGQNSNPIYSSDEEDDTTINYDDADTDVLEDSNDSDNEDEDDD; encoded by the exons atgg GGACGCCATCAGACAAAAGTTGGATGACGTCGTACCGATTTAGTTCATGTTATATTCAAGGGGTCAAAAATTTTCTGAATGTTGCAAAAGACTTTACTGATTCAAATGGAAGAGTTCGGTGTCCATGCAAGAActgcatcaatatttatttgaagccaTTGCAAGAAGTAAAAATGGATCTATATCAATATGGAATTAGTGAAAACTACACAAACTGGGTGCACCATGGTGAGACTTCTCAACCTCGTGATAGTTTAGATGGCTCTATTAATTCGGACAATGAATTGGAGGatagtggaaatgatgtttcagaaatgttagatgatatgtgtaatgcaacttttatggacaccgacatggaagacagacttcccaatcaagataataacatgctagaaggagaagtagcaaaatttgctaaattgtggaatgattctcattgtgaactatatcctggaagtcaaaaatattcaaagctctcttttcttcttaagatgattaatatcaaagcactcacaaattctagtaataagtcatttttttcgAATTTGGAGTTGTTCAAGGATGCACTCCCGAGAGGAGAAACCCTTCCAAGTTCAAGTTATGAGGTTAAAAAATTGATGCGTGATTTAGGACTCGGTTACGTAACTATTGATGCTTGTGTAAATGATTGTGTGCTATTTtggaaggaaaatgaaaatcttgacacgtgTCCAACTTGTAAGGCCCCTAGATGGAAATTAGGTTTCGGAAAACGCAAGAAGGTTGCTCAAAAAATTCTTAGACACTTCCCTTTAGTACCTAGACTTCAGAGGTTATTTATGTCTAAAGATATTGGTGAAAATATGAGGTGGCATAAGGAGAAACGTGTAGATGATGATACGATTAGACATCCAGCTGATGCTACGGAATGGAAAGATTTTGACCAGAAATATGCTTGGTTTGGCAAAGATGCTCGTAACGTGCGACTTGGGCTTGCTAGTGATGGATTTAACCCTTTTGGAAATATGAGCACGAGTTATAGCATGTGGCCGGTGATTGTGACGCCATATAACTTACCACCATGGAAATGCATGAAGGagaattttttgatgttatctttgcTTATTCCTGGTAAAGAATCTCCCGGAAATAATATCGATGTATATTTAAGGCCATTAATTGATGAGTTAAAAGAGTTATGGGAGACCGGTGTGACAACATATGATGCATATAGCggtaagaattttcaattacatgctgcattattatggacaataaatgactttccagcatatggaatgttatctggatggagcacaaaaggaaaattggcatgtcctgtgtgtaataagtggacgtgttcgctaacattaaaaaatggaGTGAAGCAATGTTACATGGGTCATCGGAGATATTTACATGCCCAACATTCTTGGAGAAAAAGCAGAAAATTTGATGGCAAACCAGAGCACGGGTCAAAGCCTGAAGAGTTGTCAGGAGATGAAGTTCTAAGGCAATTAGATTTGCTTCCAAAAAGCCTTGTTTTTGGGAAGACACCTAACCAAAAAAAGCGTGCACGTGGTCCTGAAGAGCTCAATTGGACAAAGAGAAGTATATTCTTTGAATTGCCTTActggaaaacattaaaattacgtcataatttagatgtaatgcatattgagaagaatatatgtgaaaatatattgggtacgttgatgaatattgatggaaaatctaaggataacattaaggctcgaatggatttagaagcaatgggtataagaaaagagttacatttacagcaaaagggaaataaattttttatgccaCTTGCTTGTTATACATTACCGAAGCCTGAAAGGAGAAAGTTTTGCGAATGGTTGCAGTCAATCCGGTTGCCAGACGGATATGCTTCCAATCTTTCTCGATGTGTAAGTGTTCAGGACTGCAAAGTTATGGGGATGAAAAGCCATGATTATCATATATTCTTGCAACGGTTACTTCCAGCATCAATTTGTGGGTCTTTGCGTAGTGAGGTTTACACTGCATTATCAGAGTTGAGCTCTTTCTTTAAGGAGCTTTGTTCGAAGACTTTAAAAAGATCTACAGTTAAAAAGTTGCAGAGCGatatcattttgataatatgtaaacttgagatgatatatcctccatcttttttcgtggtaatgatgcatttggcaattcatctgccacgtgaagtagaattaggaggccctgttcactataggtggatgtactttattgagag gttcttacgtactttgaaaaattatgtacGTAACTTAGCTCGACCGGAGGGTTCAATTGCTGAAGCGTATATCACTAAAgaatgtttgaacttttgttcaCTGTATTTTCATGGTGTTGAGACAATATATAATCGCGttgagagaaataattttcctgtgcaaataggagtggaaaatggattttccatattttcaaacaatgcAAGACCTTTAGGAGCTACAGAATATAAAACGTTATCCCattctgattttgaaaaattgcagtggtatgtgcttaacaattgtgaggatgttgatgaatatcttaa GATTCACATTGAGGAATTACAAAAGGAAAGTGTTATAGATGTGCAAAAAAGACACCAGGCAGGATTTGCCAGTTGGTTCAAGGAGTGT gTTGGACGCTTACGTGCTACTGGTTTGGTTGCAGCAACAGATCATATATATGCGTTGGGATTAGGTCCTGATATACGAATTGCTAGGTACAGTGGGATAATTGTCAATGGAGTTAGGTTTCACACAGTTGAGCGTGATAATTTTCGTCGGACTCAAAATAATGGAGTTTCAGTTACGGGAGAGCATAAGTCGAAAGAAATCGAGTTTTATGGTGTGCTAACAGATATCATTGACCTCCAATATGTTAATGGGAATCATGTTTTCTTGTTTAAATGTGATTGGTGGGATGTTGgcgataaaaatggaattaaaacagatggcaacttagtttctgttaatgtgagccgtaaatggtatacaggtgattctttcgtgttgagttctcaagtacaacaggttttttatgtcagcgatatgaaaaatggaggtcattggaaaattgtgcaaaaatcatttcacaggaatatatttgatgtgccagaaaaggaaaaagtgtgcaatgaagattcaatattgAATGATGAGCCCTATCAGCAATACGAGGCAGATAATAGTCATGAAGTCGATCAAAATGGTGGTGAAAATTTGGAACTCTTGCATCCTATAGATGtattaccggatgaagttgatgTTGGTCAAATGTTTCAAGGTCAAAACTCAAACCCGATTTATTCTAGCGATGAGGAGGATGATACTACGATCAATTATGATGATGCCGACACTGATGTACTAGAAGACTCAAATGACAGTGACAATGAAGACGAAGACGATGATTAG
- the LOC126664893 gene encoding uncharacterized protein LOC126664893, protein MMASTKGRAKRVASKGKSSSSTMPPKFVTREDLSSNYDCPFPIFSDEEGIRYETISRKPIVIPRYFDYALLTRMGLKSKIDEIVGRMGLNFIAHGKYQVYKELTREFYTTLNYASKNEKAISFRIKGVDYSIGYDFMNQKLKLPKGGIRGCPSNFDVNRVWKQLTGEDSVDLQQAPNGLIIEPSYLIFHKFLCHSICGKKESNRVTKDDLLVLDYLVRRSAKSVDFIHLIFKSMMTMATSSKVALGNGHLVTCIALLHSAIDEDDLHKMECLGDAYLNETMLRKADILDMDGELMNVKDRNCYLIKTGQPRRGKGRKAEIEDDCDEDEDNVSRELETENGQGEVVRDDVGIDQPREEEVRRPRKPKRRGAFEEEVLSLLNETKSRLTNIETSIEEIKREQRRSHRRWKACFGTLGAHDPSPPHTPES, encoded by the coding sequence ATGATGGCATCAACAAAGGGACGAGCTAAAAGAGTTGCTTCAAAAGGGAAATCATCAAGTTCAACTATGCCTCCGAAATTTGTTACAAGAGAAGATTTGTCCTCAAATTATGATTGCCCATTTCCAATTTTCTCCGACGAAGAAGGTATTCGTTACGAAACTATTTCACGCAAGCCTATTGTTATACCTAGATATTTTGATTATGCTTTGTTGACTAGGATgggtttgaaatcaaaaattgatgaaatagtTGGTAGAAtgggtttaaattttattgcacATGGTAAGTATCAAGTTTATAAAGAGTTAACTAGAGAATTTTATACCACCTTGAATTATGCCTCTAAGAATGAAAAAgcaatttcttttagaataaaAGGGGTTGATTATAGCATAGGGTATGATTTTATGAATCAGAAATTGAAGTTGCCTAAAGGTGGCATTAGAGGTTGTCCttcaaattttgatgttaatagagTATGGAAGCAATTGACCGGTGAAGACTCGGTCGATTTACAACAAGCTCCTAATGGACTCATAATTGAACCAtcatatcttatatttcataaGTTCCTTTGTCATTCTATATGTGGTAAAAAGGAGTCGAATAGAGTAACGAAGGATGATTTACTAGTACTTGACTATTTAGTGCGACGTTCGGCAAAAAGTGTTGATTTcatacacttaatttttaaaagcatgATGACCATGGCAACATCATCTAAAGTTGCACTTGGAAATGGTCATTTAGTAACTTGTATAGCATTGCTTCATAGTGCTATTGATGAGGATGATTTGCATAAGATGGAATGTTTGGGGGATGCGTATCTTAATGAAACTATGCTCCGTAAAGCCGACATTCTTGATATGGATGGAGAATTGATGAATGTAAAGGAccgaaattgttatttaattaaaactggcCAGCCGAGAAGAGGAAAGGGAAGAAAAGCAGAAATAGAAGATGACTGTGACGAAGATGAGGATAATGTAAGTAGAGAACTGGAAACCGAGAATGGTCAAGGTGAGGTGGTGAGGGATGATGTCGGTATAGATCAACCAAGAGAGGAGGAAGTGAGGCGACCAAGAAAGCCGAAGCGAAGGGGAGCTTTTGAAGAGGAAGTACTTTCTTTGTTAAATGAAACAAAGTCCAGGTTGACTAATATTGAAACATCTATCGAAGAGATTAAAAGAGAACAACGAAGGTCACATCGCCGATGGAAGGCTTGTTTCGGCACCTTGGGAGCACATGATCCTTCACCTCCACATACACCGGAGAGTTAA